In Nitrospirota bacterium, the DNA window GAACGTAAGGGAAAACCTCTTTGGCGCCTTTTTCTACAACACAGCGCTCATTCCCGTAGCTGCGGGAATTCTTTACCCCCTGTGGGGTATTACCATGAATCCCATCCTTGCAGGTGCAGCCATGGCCATGAGTTCTCTGACTGTTGTGACTAATGCAAACAGACTCAGATTTTTGAAGGTGAGGTGAGATATGGATAAAATAATTGTAACAGCAGCAGGTATTTTTACCATAGGATGGGTCATCTGGTTCTTTCTGTTTTCCAAAAAAAAGGAGTACAGGGCAGCAGTATCATCAGGTGTTCAGGAAGTAAGCATAAAAGTGAAAGGAGGGTACACCCCGGACTTGATAGTTGCAAAGGCAGGAAAACCCCTCAGGCTGCTCTTTACACGGGAGGAAGAGGCATCCTGTACGGAGATGGTTGTTTTCGGGGCTTTTAACAAGTCAGCAAAACTACCCCCTTATAAGGAGGTAGCGGTAGAGTTGTTGCCGGAGAAGCCCGGAGAGTATGACTTCTCCTGTCAGATGGGTATGATCAGAGGTAAACTCATAGTTGAAGAATAACAAAGGAGGTAATACATTATGCATAGAGACCCGGTTTGTGGAAGGAAGATGAATCCCAACAAGGCCCACATCACAATTGAGCACGGGGGCAGGAAATATTATCTCTGCTGCCCCTTGTGTCAGGCAGAGTTCGAAAAGAATCCTGAAAAGTA includes these proteins:
- a CDS encoding cupredoxin domain-containing protein, with the translated sequence MDKIIVTAAGIFTIGWVIWFFLFSKKKEYRAAVSSGVQEVSIKVKGGYTPDLIVAKAGKPLRLLFTREEEASCTEMVVFGAFNKSAKLPPYKEVAVELLPEKPGEYDFSCQMGMIRGKLIVEE
- a CDS encoding YHS domain-containing protein, with amino-acid sequence MHRDPVCGRKMNPNKAHITIEHGGRKYYLCCPLCQAEFEKNPEKYIKQEKD